The proteins below are encoded in one region of Streptomyces cyanogenus:
- a CDS encoding STAS domain-containing protein yields MDHGTVGSAQSGRLLVEVREEGSSAVVTPAGELDHHTADLLREPLDDLLDKGFARLVVDCSRLEFCDSTGLNVLLGARLKAEAAGGGVHLAGMLPVVARVFEITGAEAVFTVHDSVEAALADGAD; encoded by the coding sequence ATGGACCACGGGACGGTCGGCAGCGCACAGTCGGGCCGGCTTCTGGTGGAGGTGCGGGAAGAGGGCTCCAGCGCCGTTGTGACACCGGCCGGTGAGCTGGATCACCACACCGCCGATCTTTTGCGCGAGCCCCTCGACGACCTTCTGGACAAGGGCTTCGCGCGGCTCGTCGTGGACTGCTCACGCCTGGAGTTCTGCGACTCCACGGGGCTGAACGTCCTGCTCGGCGCCCGGCTGAAGGCGGAGGCCGCCGGAGGCGGGGTCCATCTGGCAGGGATGCTGCCGGTGGTCGCCCGCGTCTTCGAGATCACCGGTGCCGAGGCGGTCTTCACCGTCCACGATTCCGTGGAGGCGGCCCTGGCCGACGGTGCCGACTGA